A window of the Aspergillus flavus chromosome 6, complete sequence genome harbors these coding sequences:
- a CDS encoding uncharacterized protein (expressed protein) codes for MQILVSAPLLLLGTAYALPSIQHQHHAIRNATWEFSVYQNDHCTGEITLFSGTKSTSCRDAILNGGALSYIPDKITDSHCRVHLFNDNHCSGNRTVSVFGKSIRPTCRVPRWGGSETQIKSFYVKC; via the coding sequence ATGCAAATCCTCGTCAGCgcccctctcctcctcctcggcaCAGCGTACGCCCTCCCCTCCATTCAACACCAGCATCACGCCATCCGTAACGCAACCTGGGAGTTCTCCGTATACCAAAATGACCACTGCACGGGAGAAATAACGCTCTTCTCCGGAACTAAAAGTACATCTTGTCGCGACGCAATTCTCAACGGCGGAGCATTGTCCTACATCCCAGACAAAATCACGGATTCCCATTGTAGGGTGCATCTCTTCAACGATAACCATTGTTCTGGCAACCGGACGGTCAGTGTCTTTGGAAAGAGTATTAGGCCAACCTGTCGGGTGCCGAGATGGGGAGGAAGTGAGACGCAGATCAAGAGCTTCTATGTGAAATGTTGA
- a CDS encoding mitogen-activated protein kinase mpkC, whose product MEFIRAEILGTTFETTSRYANVQPVGLGAFGLVCSAYDQITQQHVAVKKMMNPFANASIAKRTYREVKLLKQLRHENLIGLCDIFISPLEDIYLVTELLGTDLGRLLRARPLDNKFAQYFMYQILRGLKYIHSAGVIHRDLKPSNLLVNENCDLKICDFGLARVQEPQMTGYVSTRYYRAPEIMLTWQRYGKMVDIWSAGCILAEMLRGKPLFPGKDHIHQFFLITEVLGNPPPEVVQKITSGNTQRVVNSLPNQEPRPLRAVFHEFDNDVISLLEQLLLFDPDKRLTAETALQHPYLAPYHDPDDEPAALEKFDWSFNDADLPIDTWKLMIYSEVLDYHSLGSAGALDLGPGIEEPTLDPTLDPTFDFLQADI is encoded by the exons ATGGAATTCATTCGTGCAGAAATCTTGGGTACTACGTTCGAAACCACCAGCAG ATACGCAAATGTGCAACCGGTCGGTTTGGGTGCGTTTGGACTTGTGTG TTCCGCATATGACCAAATAACCCAACAACATGTCGCTGTtaagaagatgatgaaccCCTTTGCCAACGCTTCCATTGCCAAGCGGACGTACAGAGAGGTCAAACTTCTGAAACAGTTGCGCCATGAGAAT CTTATTGGCCTGTGCGATATCTTTATCTCTCCACTAGAGGACAT ATACCTGGTAACGGAACTCCTGGGGACTGATCTCGGTCGACTCTTAAGGGCAAGGCCCCTCGACAATAAGTTTGCTCAATACTTCATGTACCAGATACTG CGCGGACTGAAATATATCCACTCTGCTGGCGTCATACACCGTGATCTGAAACCAAGCAATCTCCTGGTCAATGAAAACTGTGACTTAAAGATCTGCGACTTCGGTCTAGCTCGAGTACAAGAACCTCAGATGACTGGTTATGTCTCGACGAGGTATTACCGAGCCCCAGAGATCATGTTGACATGGCAGAGATACGGTAAAATGGTAGATATCTGGAGCGCGGGCTGTATTCTCGCCGAAATGCTTCGAGGGAAGCCGTTGTTCCCAGGGAAGGACCACATTCACCAGTTCTTCCTGATCACAGAAGTGCTCGGAAACCCGCCTCCAGAGGTGGTTCAGAAAATAACTAGTGGAAAT ACTCAGCGGGTTGTCAATTCACTACCGAATCAAGAGCCACGCCCACTGAGGGCTGTGTTCCATGAATTTGATAACGATG TCATCAGTCTCCTCGAGCAGCTGCTCTTGTTTGATCCAGACAAGAGACTAACAGCTGAGACCGCTTTGCAACACCCCTATCTCGCCCCTTACCATGATCCCGACGACGAGCCTGCAGCGCTAGAGAAATTCGACTGGTCGTTCAATGATGCCGATCTTCCTATAGATACATGGAAACTTATGAT ATACTCCGAAGTCCTTGATTACCACAGCCTCGGTTCGGCTGGGGCACTGGATCTAGGACCGGGGATAGAGGAACCAACTCTTGACCCAACTCTTGATCCAACTTTCGACTTTCTCCAGGCGGATATATGA